The genomic segment GAGACTTCCCCATGATCCACTTTCCTTTCGCCCTGGCCTTCTCCCTGGTCCTGGCCGGGCTCCTCGCCTTCGCGTTCGCCCTGGTGCAGGTGGGGCTCCTGGGCGCCGCCTTCGAGCGGCTGGGGCTCGCTCCGGGGGTCGTCCCCCTGGTGCTCCTGGCGAGCCTCCTGGGAAGCGGGATCAACATCCCGGTGCGGCGGCTCGCCGGCCCCTGCCGGCCGGTTCAGGGGCACCTGCTGGGCCTGCCCTCCCGGTTCCGCCTGCGGGACCCGGGGTGCCGCACCCAAACCCTGCTCGCCGTAAACCTGGGGGGAGCAGTCATCCCTTCTCTCCTGTCCCTGTACCTCCTCGGCCACGCCCTGAACCCCGTGGGCTACCTGCTCGCGACCGCCGCCGTAACCTGGGTGGTGCACCGGCTCGCCCGCCCCGTCCCCGGGTTCGGCATCGCGGTCCCCCTGTTCATCCCGCCGCTGGCCGCCGCTGCGGCGGCGCTACTCCTGGCGCCCGGTGAATCGGCCGCGGCGGCCTATGTGGCGGGCACCCTGGGGTGCCTGCTGGGGGCCGACCTCCTGCATCTGCGGCAGATCCCCATTCTGGGGGCCCCGGTGGCCTCCATCGGTGGAGCCGGCACCTTCGACGGGGTCTTCCTCACGGGAATTCTCGCGGTCTTCCTCGCCTGACCGATCCTGACCCCGCGCACGGCGGTGCGGCGCGCGACGGGTCCTTCCGGTGCCTGGACGACCCGACCGGTGGGACGTGGCGCCTTCTGGCACCGCACAGAAGGCGAGTCACAGGACCTTGCGGACGGTTGTTCCCGGACCCCTCCTCCCCTATCATGGGCGGTTGGCCCGACCCGCTCCCCAGTTCCCAGGGCACCATGGAACCCACCTGGACCCATCCCCGCGACATCCTGGCGTCCTTCGAGCGCACCGCCCCGGCGGAGGAGCGCAGCCGGGGGGCCGCCCTCTGGCAGGAACGCCGCGTCCGCCTCACCGACGAAGGGAGGATGACGGGGCGCCTGCACCTGACGGGCACGGTAGCCGACAGCGGGGGAACAATGCACCGGGTCTCGGTCTCGGTGCTCCCGACCCGGCTCGAGGCCCGCTGCGACTGCTCCGGAAGCGGCTGGCCCTGCGCCCACGTGCTCGCCCTGGTCCGAAACTGGGCCGAGGGCGAAGGTGCCCTCCGGGCCCGTAGCCGGCAGTGGCGGCCCCTCCTCCAAGCGCTCGCGCCCACCCGTGCCCTGCGCCTGCCGCTGCCAGGCCAGGACGTGGTGATCCACTGGCTCGACCTGCGGCGCGAGGGAGGGGCTTCGT from the Thermodesulfobacteriota bacterium genome contains:
- a CDS encoding DUF1614 domain-containing protein translates to MIHFPFALAFSLVLAGLLAFAFALVQVGLLGAAFERLGLAPGVVPLVLLASLLGSGINIPVRRLAGPCRPVQGHLLGLPSRFRLRDPGCRTQTLLAVNLGGAVIPSLLSLYLLGHALNPVGYLLATAAVTWVVHRLARPVPGFGIAVPLFIPPLAAAAAALLLAPGESAAAAYVAGTLGCLLGADLLHLRQIPILGAPVASIGGAGTFDGVFLTGILAVFLA